Proteins from a single region of Neodiprion virginianus isolate iyNeoVirg1 chromosome 4, iyNeoVirg1.1, whole genome shotgun sequence:
- the LOC124301962 gene encoding uncharacterized protein LOC124301962, with translation MLRIDSLEVFQEFEEDPERQRSLRHYLINIGGVTARDALNQFLKEAMTDSLTQKFSWTGKSVSDKENLQQLFNTCIGKVFFDALRECRTIPQPHDSTEFARLMQEAIRGAQKRLQDAKRRANRSVHVEGRRQKYMAEMAHRYEVEHPGQ, from the exons ATGCTCCGGATTGATTCCTTGGAGGTATTCCAAGAGTTTGAAGAAGATCCTGAAAGACAACGATCTCTA AGACACTATCTTATTAACATTGGTGGTGTCACAGCTAGAGATGCTCTCAACCAATTTCTGAAGGAAGCCATGACGGATAGCCTGACACAAAAATTCTCTTGGACTGGAAAGTCTGTTTCAGATAAAGAGAATCTCCAACAGTTATTTAATACCTGTATCGGAAAGGTATTTTTTG ATGCCTTACGTGAGTGTCGAACAATACCACAGCCACATGATAGTACAGAATTTGCGAGACTGATGCAGGAGGCAATTCGGGGCGCACAAAAAAGATTGCAGGATGCAAAACGACGTGCCAATCGCTCTGTCCATGTGGAGGGtcgcagacaaaaatatatggCTGAAATGGCTCATCGTTACGAGGTTGAACACCCAGGACAATGA
- the LOC124301951 gene encoding uncharacterized protein LOC124301951 — protein MNMTSVSRGRGWATAKNREAVLRRPGPIVSQKNPDHLKLIGQIDSLSIYNATPMSKIDEIDELIQDAARQKGLRSVFDTLHTQALEDRQFGIKLAMLFSYNQISDQQDENGTKLRSILLSTLQKDYERKDETKEQCMMHYLNAMSLLGEVYYQVRLATGEPLPLIGVPLLEYMKALLQSASEEDIELVATQLSLNGKKIRTSNQAELERFLIHVRTVLVNRNLSSQSRGMLLLAVDLANQLYEPLSGDLQAFYLAQLGDEAMMQLQRYQNVKNIVKPKDQRNDTARNTKYDSNRKERLSNASSGIGTLAKSLNVEESAKFEISPKSYEQNSSGMINSQFVIISHQSQPSLPRAIRGLGIRENRKENTGDRKVKGKKDKLTDEQVWSSKQHNSNKSWGHDDRFDRDYEQDRHGARSASNNTDNSQFSN, from the exons A TGAACATGACATCGGTATCACGAGGCAGAGGATGGGCAACGGCAAAAAATCGCGAGGCCGTACTGCGGAGACCGGGACCAATTGTATCCCAAAAAAATCCTGACCATCTCAAACTGATTGGCCAAATCGACAGTCTCAGCATCTATAATGCCACTCCGATGTCCAAGATAGATGAAATCGACGAGTTGATCCAAGACGCGGCAAGGCAGAAAGGACTCAG GTCTGTATTCGATACACTGCATACACAGGCACTGGAGGACAGACAATTTGGAATAAAGCTGGCCATGCTCTTTAGTTACAACCAGATCAGCGATCAGCAGGATGAAAATGGCACAAAACTGAGAAGTATTCTTTTGTCTACTTTGCAGAAGGATTACGAAA GAAAGGATGAAACTAAAGAGCAATGTATGATGCATTACTTGAATGCCATGTCTCTCTTAGGCGAAGTATATTATCAAGTGCGACTAGCCACAGGAGAGCCATTGCCGTTGATCGGAGTGCCTTTGCTTGAATATATGAAAGCTCTGCTCCAGTCGGCGTCTGAAGAAGATATTGAACTCGTTGCCACGCAG CTTTcgttgaatggaaaaaaaatccgaacGTCAAATCAAGCAGAACTCGAGCGATTTCTTATACATGTAAGAACAGTTTTGGTGAATCGTAATCTCAGTTCCCAATCTCGAGGTATGTTACTGCTCGCAGTCGACTTGGCTAATCAATTATACGAGCCGTTGTCAGGTGATCTGCAAGCATTTTATTTAGCTCAACTTGGCGACGAAGCAATGATGCAGCTCCAGCGTTACCAGAATGTTAAGAATATCGTTAAACCAAAGGACCAAAGGAATG ATACTGCGAGAAACACCAAGTATGATAGTAATCGCAAAGAACGATTGAGTAACGCGAGCAGCGGTATTGGAACCTTGGCGAAATCATTGAATGTGGAAGAAAGTGCAAAATTCGAGATTTCTCCGAAGTCTTACGAGCAGAATTCGTCTGGGATGATAAATTCTCAGTTCGTCATTATATCTCACCAATCTCAACCATCTTTGCCAAGGGCAATTCGAGGATTAGGCATAAGAgagaacagaaaagaaaacacagGGGACAGAAAAGTAAAAGGTAAAAAGGACAAGCTTACTGACGAGCAAGTCTGGTCATCCAAGCAACATAATTCCAACAAAAGCTGGGGCCATGACGATAGATTTGACAGAGACTACGAGCAAGATAGGCATGGAGCTCGTTCTGCGTCCAATAACACCGACAATTCTCAATTCTCAAATTAA
- the LOC124301960 gene encoding NADH dehydrogenase [ubiquinone] 1 alpha subcomplex subunit 8: MVITSSTYLPSEEELTVEEVNVGTASLRAAAFHMGKHCEHHNNEFMLCRQEEDDPRSCLNEGKAVTACALEFFRKLKKTCYDEFTQYATCLDKSSGDMAFNRCRLTQAVYDKCVLDNLNIERPSFGYFCEVKVHDSPRPKPPPEPKAVYPDAAPKLPDDAERLPARFGARSIFGN; this comes from the exons ATGGTTATCACAAGTTCAACGTACCTGCCTTCCGAAGAGGAACTGACTGTTGAGGAGGTTAACGTTGGTACAGCATCTCTGCGCGCCGCAGCTTTTCATATGGGCAAACATTGCGAGCACCACAATAAC GAATTTATGTTGTGTCGTCAAGAAGAGGATGATCCTAGAAGTTGCTTGAACGAAGGCAAAGCAGTGACTGCATGTGCTCTGGAgttttttcgcaaattaaaGAAAACTTGTTACGATGAATTTACTCAGTACGCAACCTGCCTGGACAAGAGCAGCGGAGATATGGCATTTAATCG CTGTCGGTTGACACAAGCGGTCTATGACAAATGTGTTTTGGATAACTTGAATATAGAGCGGCCGTCCTTTGGATATTTCTGCGAAGTAAAGGTCCATGATTCACCCAGGCCCAAGCCACCACCTGAGCCCAAAGCAGTTTACCCTGATGCTGCGCCAAAGTTACCGGACGACGCCGAACGCCTGCCAGCACGTTTTGGTGCAAGATCCATATTTGGAAACTAA